A stretch of DNA from Roseovarius sp. W115:
GAAACCTAACGGTATACGGTTCCGGACAAGGAACAGATAGCCTGGTCCCAAGCCGAATAGGATGATCGGGTTGCGGTAGAGCCGGTACACCAGACGGTTCATCGGTGAGAGGTCGCGATATTCCGCCACGGTGAGCGTGTTGATGTCGCCTATGCCGCGACAACCCAGGTTGCCGGATGAACTATGATGGATGGAGTGCGAGCGCCGCCAAACGTCATAAGGTGTCAGCGTGAGAACTCCAATCACCCGCCCAAGCCAATCACTGACGTTACGGTTCTTGAAGAACGCACCATGGCCGCAGTCATGTTGGATGGCGAACAGGCGCAAAAGGAAAGCCGCATTGAAAAGCGAAATGGCGAGCGTCAGCCAATAACTGTAGGACAGTGACCACCAAGCGAGAACCCAAAATAAAACAAATGGGCCAATGGTGATGCAGAGTTCGATGCAACTGCGCAGGCTGCTGGGCTCACGGTATTCAGCAAGTATGCTAACCCAGTCCTTTGCCTCCCGAGTACCAGGATCTATCTCACAATCGACTGGAGCAATGGTCATTGGCCCGTATTCCTTGTTTTTTTGATATCATTGTTAAACGATTTGTGCGGACTGGGAAATGGCGGAAACGGTCTCATATCCAATCAACCGAAAAGTTCATTGGGAAAACCGGGTCATTTAAGAGAATGAATTTCAGCTTTGCGGATAAAGTGGGTTCCGAGCGTCCTCGCGAGGCTTTTTGGCTAAAATAGCTTTGAGCTCAAACCCGCCGTTTGATGGCCAATGTCGGAATCGTAGGATGCACGCCCCCTAAACAGGCAAACAAAAAGCCCCGCTTAATTGGGCGGGGCTTTCAAAATCACATATGCAAGACCTCAGGCGTTCGCGGCCTGCGCTTTGGCGATTTCTTTTTTCACTTTGAGCGCGCGGTCCGAGAGTTCGGAGTCCTTGGCTTTGGCCAAAAACGCGTCGAGGCCGCCGCGATGGTCTACGCTGCGCAGAGCCGCAGCTGAGATCCGCAGTTTGATGCCACGGCCGAGCGTTTCGGACTGCAGCGTCGTATCGTTCAGGTTCGGCAGGTAACGGCGCCGGGTCTTGTTGTTTGCGTGGCTCGAGTTGTTGCCAACCATCGGGCCTTTTCCGGTCAGTTCGCAGCGGCGCGACATGGGTTTATCCTCGTGTTGGGCGGGCGATGTGCCGCCTTCTCAATACAAATGGGCACCGCCCCTGGCAGCGCCCCAAATTCCGTTGGGCGTCTTTACGGTCAAAGACCTGAGGCGTCAAGGGATTCGGGTGTCTTTCCTTACGGGAAATACTGCCATACGGGCGAGCTGTCCCGATTTGCTGTGTTTCATGGGGAAAATAGGCGCGAGATCCGCGGCGGACAGGCGCAAATCTGTGCTTGTAAACATATGCCATAGTCTTTAGGTACAGGGCTTCTTGAGACATTTGCCCAATTCGGAGGTCATATGGCCCGCGTCACAACAGAAGATTGCGTTGATAAGGTCCCGAACCGGTTTGATCTGGTCATGCTGGCGGCTCATCGTGCGCGTGAGATTTCCGCTGGCTCTCCGATCACTGTGGATCGTGACAATGACAAGAACCCGGTTGTGGCCCTGCGCGAGATCGCAGAAGAGACCCAGCCGGCGGATGACCTGCGGGAACGTCTGATTGAATCGAACCAGAACCAGATCGAAGTGGACGAGCCTGAAGAGGACTCGATGGCGCTTTTGATGGGGGATGAGGCCGAGAAGCCCGCCGAAGATGATATGTCCGAAGAAAAACTGCTTCGGGCGTTGATGGAGGCGCAGGGGCAGGGCTAAGCCCCGCGCGCACCCTGCCTGGGGAAGCGGAGCGCAATGATTGCTGCCGATAACCTGATTGATCTGGTTCGCGCCTATAACCCCAAAACCGACGAAAACTTGATTCGCGATGCCTTTGAGTTTGGCCGCGACATGCATGAGGGGCAGTACCGGCATTCCGGTGAGCCGTATTTCACGCATCCTGTGTCTGTCGCCGCCATATTGGCCGAACAGCGGCTTGATGATGCAACGATTGTCACGGCGCTTTTGCATGACACGATTGAAGATACGCGCGCCTCGTTTGATATCGTGGCGCAGCGCTTTGGCCGGGAAGTGGCCGATCTTGTGGATGGCGTCACGAAACTGACCAATCTGCAGCTGTCGAGCACGGAAACCCAGCAGGCTGAAAACTTTCGCAAGCTTTTTATGGCGATGTCGAAAGATCTGCGTGTCATTCTGGTGAAGGTCGCTGACCGTTTGCATAACATGCGCACGATCCGGGCCATGCGTCCGGAAAAACAGCTCAAGAAAGCGCGCGAGACTATGGATATCTATGCGCCTCTGGCAGGGCGTATGGGCATGCAATGGATGCGCGAAGAGCTAGAGGATCTGGCGTTTCGGGTGATCAATCCTGAGGCACGGGCCTCGATCATGCGGCGGTTTATCACGCTTCAGAAGGAAGCAGGCGATGTGATCGAGAGGATCACCGGAGATATGCGCGCAGAGCTGCAGGGCGCAGGGCTGGAAGCCGATATTCTGGGGCGGGCAAAAAAACCCTACTCAATCTGGCGCAAGATGCAGGAAAAGGAGATGGGCTTTTCCCGGCTGAGCGATATTTACGGGTTTCGCGTGGTCACTGGGTCGGAAGAGGATTGTTATCGCCTGCTCGGCGTCATTCACCGCCGCTGGCGCGCGGTGCCGGGGCGGTTCAAGGACTATATCAGCCAGCCTAAGTCAAACGGATATCGGTCTATTCACACCACGGTTTCCGGACGGGACGGCAAGCTCGTCGAGGTGCAGGTACGCACGCGGCAGATGCATGAAGTGGCCGAGACCGGTGTTGCGGCGCATTGGTCCTATAAGGATGGTGAGCGGGCGGAGAATCCGTTTGCGGTGGATCCGGCGAAATGGATCTCATCCCTGACTGAACAGTTTGATGCCGAGGAAGACCACGAGGATTTCCTCGAAGCGGTCAAGCTTGAGATGTATTCGGACCAGGTATTCTGCTTCACGCCCAAGGGGGATGTGATCAAGCTACCGCGGGGCGCAACCCCGATTGATTTTGCCTATGCGATCCACACGCGAATTGGCAATGCCTGTGTCGGGGCCAAAGTGGACGGGATGCGCGTGCCGCTTTGGACGCGGATCAAGAACGGACAGTCGGTCGATGTCATCACCGCGGACGGGCAGACGCCACAGGCGACATGGCTGGATATCGCGACCACCGGCAAGGCGCGTGCTGCGATCCGGCGGGCCCTACGTGAGCTGGACCGGGATCGCTATATCAGGCTTGGGCGCGAGTTGGCGCGCGCTGCCTTTGAGCATGTGGGCAAGAAGCCTACGGACAAGGCATTGGAACGGGCGGCCAAGACGCTTCGTTTGAAAAACCACGATGAGGTTCTGGCGCGGCTGGGCAGTGCAGAATTGACGGCTCAACAAGTTTTGAACGCGGTTTATCCCGACTTGTCGCCGGGTACTGGCGCCGAAGTGCGCTGGGATCGTGCGGTGATCGGTCTTGCCCCGGATCAGCGATTTGATCGCGCACCCTGTTGTCAGCCTTTGCCTGGGGAACGCATTGTCGGGATCACCTATCGTGGCAAGGGTGTTGTCGTGCATGCCATTGACTGTGCAACGCTGCAGTCTTTTGAAGAACAACCGGAACGCTGGGTGGACCTGCATTGGCATGGCGGACGACATCCGGCGGTTTATGATGTCACGCTGGATGTCACGATTGGCAACGATGCGGGTGTACTTGGGCGGATTTGCACATTGATTGGAGAGCAGAAGGCCAATATCTCTGACTTGACGTTCATAGATCGAAAACCGGATTTTTACCGGCTGATGGTTGACGTCGAACTGAGAGATGCAGAACACCTGCATGGGGTGATTTCTGTTGTGGAAGCTGAGAGCGATGTGGCCGCGGTTGAGCGGTTCAGGGATGTCGCACTTGGTTTGGGCAATGGGTCTGAGCCTGGAAAGAACGAGTAACAGGAGCCGCTTCCAGTGGTCTTTAAGCGCCGAGACAAGCTGCCCTGGTGGAAGGCCACATTGCAATTTCTGTGGCCCAAGAGCGGTTGGTCGCGCGCTTTCCAATATGTCAAACATCGGGTTCGTCGCTTGCCAGACCCACCTCACAGGATCGCGCGTGGAATTTTTGCGGGCGTCTTTGTCACTTTTTCTCCCTTCTTTGGGCTGCACTTCTTTCTGGCTGCCGGGTTGGCGTGGATTATGCGGGGCAATATCGTTGCGTCGCTCTTGGCGACGTTTGTCGGCAATCCGGTCACGTTTCTGGCGATTGGCGCATCGTCGTTGCAAACCGGATATTTCCTCTTGGGGATCCGCAATGTGCCAGAGTTCCACGAGCACGGTACTTTGGGGACAAAGTTTGTCGATGCGGGGCGAGATCTGAAAGACAATATTTGGGCGATGTTTACTGAGGCGCGCGCGGATTGGACGCGGCTTGATATTTTCTATGACGAGGTGTTTTTTCCGTACATGGTGGGTGGGGTTATTCCAGGCCTTATATCAGGAATTATTGCTTATTATCTGAGCCTTCCGGTTATTCAGGCCTATCAGAACCGTCGCAAAGGGCGGCTTAAGGCAAAACTAGACGCCTTTAAGGAAAAAGCAGCTGAGAAGAAGGTGAAATCCAAGGCTAAGGACAGCGGTGTGTCGGGTGGGCCAAACGTTTGAAGATATAGAAATGCTTGCTTGAGTGCGCTTTCGGCTGACGCCTGAACAAAATCGCACTAGATTTGGTATTGAATTGAGACTCAAGCCAAGGAGAGCGCCATGTCTGCCGTTGGAGCGTTGCGTTTAGGTGTGAACATTGACCATGTCGCCACAGTGCGGAATGCCCGCGGTGGGGATTATCCCGATCCGATCCGTGCCGCAAAGCTGGCAGAAGAGGCCGGGGCAGACGGGATCACGGCGCATTTGCGCGAAGATCGGCGACATATCTCGGATGCGGATATTGACGGTCTGATGGCTGCGCTGGACGTGCCGCTCAATTTTGAGATGGCGGCAACCGATGAGATGCAGGCGATTGCCCTGCGTCACAAACCGCATGCGGTGTGCATTG
This window harbors:
- a CDS encoding RelA/SpoT family protein, coding for MIAADNLIDLVRAYNPKTDENLIRDAFEFGRDMHEGQYRHSGEPYFTHPVSVAAILAEQRLDDATIVTALLHDTIEDTRASFDIVAQRFGREVADLVDGVTKLTNLQLSSTETQQAENFRKLFMAMSKDLRVILVKVADRLHNMRTIRAMRPEKQLKKARETMDIYAPLAGRMGMQWMREELEDLAFRVINPEARASIMRRFITLQKEAGDVIERITGDMRAELQGAGLEADILGRAKKPYSIWRKMQEKEMGFSRLSDIYGFRVVTGSEEDCYRLLGVIHRRWRAVPGRFKDYISQPKSNGYRSIHTTVSGRDGKLVEVQVRTRQMHEVAETGVAAHWSYKDGERAENPFAVDPAKWISSLTEQFDAEEDHEDFLEAVKLEMYSDQVFCFTPKGDVIKLPRGATPIDFAYAIHTRIGNACVGAKVDGMRVPLWTRIKNGQSVDVITADGQTPQATWLDIATTGKARAAIRRALRELDRDRYIRLGRELARAAFEHVGKKPTDKALERAAKTLRLKNHDEVLARLGSAELTAQQVLNAVYPDLSPGTGAEVRWDRAVIGLAPDQRFDRAPCCQPLPGERIVGITYRGKGVVVHAIDCATLQSFEEQPERWVDLHWHGGRHPAVYDVTLDVTIGNDAGVLGRICTLIGEQKANISDLTFIDRKPDFYRLMVDVELRDAEHLHGVISVVEAESDVAAVERFRDVALGLGNGSEPGKNE
- the rpoZ gene encoding DNA-directed RNA polymerase subunit omega is translated as MARVTTEDCVDKVPNRFDLVMLAAHRAREISAGSPITVDRDNDKNPVVALREIAEETQPADDLRERLIESNQNQIEVDEPEEDSMALLMGDEAEKPAEDDMSEEKLLRALMEAQGQG
- a CDS encoding fatty acid desaturase, which translates into the protein MTIAPVDCEIDPGTREAKDWVSILAEYREPSSLRSCIELCITIGPFVLFWVLAWWSLSYSYWLTLAISLFNAAFLLRLFAIQHDCGHGAFFKNRNVSDWLGRVIGVLTLTPYDVWRRSHSIHHSSSGNLGCRGIGDINTLTVAEYRDLSPMNRLVYRLYRNPIILFGLGPGYLFLVRNRIPLGFMAIGKYWLSAMCTNTGIFVGLAIIVYFGGLMPILLIFLPSTLLAATAGVWLFYVQHQFETTHWEADGDWQLHEAALQGSSHYIMPPVLQWFTANIGIHHVHHLYSRIPFYRLPEVLRDHDALAKSNRMTIRESLANARLHLWDEDTRKLLSFANARALYP
- the rpmB gene encoding 50S ribosomal protein L28, with protein sequence MSRRCELTGKGPMVGNNSSHANNKTRRRYLPNLNDTTLQSETLGRGIKLRISAAALRSVDHRGGLDAFLAKAKDSELSDRALKVKKEIAKAQAANA
- a CDS encoding DUF2062 domain-containing protein, with product MVFKRRDKLPWWKATLQFLWPKSGWSRAFQYVKHRVRRLPDPPHRIARGIFAGVFVTFSPFFGLHFFLAAGLAWIMRGNIVASLLATFVGNPVTFLAIGASSLQTGYFLLGIRNVPEFHEHGTLGTKFVDAGRDLKDNIWAMFTEARADWTRLDIFYDEVFFPYMVGGVIPGLISGIIAYYLSLPVIQAYQNRRKGRLKAKLDAFKEKAAEKKVKSKAKDSGVSGGPNV